A single genomic interval of Danio aesculapii chromosome 5, fDanAes4.1, whole genome shotgun sequence harbors:
- the cdca5 gene encoding sororin isoform X2 gives MSTKTPRLTSRKSSDQIIKSNGKSPARRRSSRLSANDENLPSKEAPPVAMKRSITVRKIAPRKTQALSNSNKENVERISEVSSKRSKVLTSSPAISAEPKTSALSPILPSSSPPPQPAESEQDSVWSQKVRRSYSRLSMGDKSFESPKPARSSSPRNRESLFGFERLQTPEVMRKTERSRSAPLGSMSLSVGSFNISAADESASNPPEVDPNIPGVCLGKKTTRRKRVQQIKMSELDVLAAQMNAEFEEAESFELFVE, from the exons ATGAGCACCAAAACCCCACGATTAACGTCAAGGAAAAGCAGCGATCAAATCATAA AGTCAAATGGAAAGAGTCCAGCACGAAGGAGGTCCAGCAGATTGTCTGCAAATGATGAGAATCTGCCATCTAAAGAG GCTCCACCAGTGGCCATGAAGCGGTCGATCACTGTTCGGAAAATTGCACCCAGGAAAACTCAG GCCTTGTCTAACAGCAACAAGGAGAATGTGGAGAGAATATCTGAAGTGTCATCAAAGCGCTCCAAAGTCTTGACATCTTCGCCGGCCATATCAGCAGAGCCCAAGACATCTGCCCTGTCTCCAATCCTCCCGTCTTCATCTCCTCCTCCTCAGCCTGCAGAATCAGAACAGGACTCGGTTTGGTCGCAGAAAGTGCGGCGCTCCTATAGTCGCCTCAGTATGGGGGACAAATCCTTCGAAAGTCCCAAACCTGCCCGTTCCTCTTCTCCACGCAACAGAGAGTCCCTGTTTGGTTTCGAGCGTCTTCAGACTCCAGAGGTGATGCGGAAGACAGAAAGATCTCGAAGCGCTCCTCTGGGCTCCATGTCCCTCTCTGTGGGTTCTTTCAACATCTCTGCTGCTGATGAAAGCGCTTCTAACCCTCCAGAGGTTGATCCAAACATTCCTGGTGTGTGTCTGGGAAAAAAGACCACCAGGAGGAAGCGCGTTCAACAGATAAAG ATGTCAGAGTTGGACGTTCTTGCTGCCCAGATGAACGCTGAGTTCGAGGAAGCTGAAAGTTTTGAACTGTTTGTTGAATGA
- the cdca5 gene encoding sororin isoform X1 has product MSTKTPRLTSRKSSDQIIKSNGKSPARRRSSRLSANDENLPSKEVAPPVAMKRSITVRKIAPRKTQALSNSNKENVERISEVSSKRSKVLTSSPAISAEPKTSALSPILPSSSPPPQPAESEQDSVWSQKVRRSYSRLSMGDKSFESPKPARSSSPRNRESLFGFERLQTPEVMRKTERSRSAPLGSMSLSVGSFNISAADESASNPPEVDPNIPGVCLGKKTTRRKRVQQIKMSELDVLAAQMNAEFEEAESFELFVE; this is encoded by the exons ATGAGCACCAAAACCCCACGATTAACGTCAAGGAAAAGCAGCGATCAAATCATAA AGTCAAATGGAAAGAGTCCAGCACGAAGGAGGTCCAGCAGATTGTCTGCAAATGATGAGAATCTGCCATCTAAAGAGGTG GCTCCACCAGTGGCCATGAAGCGGTCGATCACTGTTCGGAAAATTGCACCCAGGAAAACTCAG GCCTTGTCTAACAGCAACAAGGAGAATGTGGAGAGAATATCTGAAGTGTCATCAAAGCGCTCCAAAGTCTTGACATCTTCGCCGGCCATATCAGCAGAGCCCAAGACATCTGCCCTGTCTCCAATCCTCCCGTCTTCATCTCCTCCTCCTCAGCCTGCAGAATCAGAACAGGACTCGGTTTGGTCGCAGAAAGTGCGGCGCTCCTATAGTCGCCTCAGTATGGGGGACAAATCCTTCGAAAGTCCCAAACCTGCCCGTTCCTCTTCTCCACGCAACAGAGAGTCCCTGTTTGGTTTCGAGCGTCTTCAGACTCCAGAGGTGATGCGGAAGACAGAAAGATCTCGAAGCGCTCCTCTGGGCTCCATGTCCCTCTCTGTGGGTTCTTTCAACATCTCTGCTGCTGATGAAAGCGCTTCTAACCCTCCAGAGGTTGATCCAAACATTCCTGGTGTGTGTCTGGGAAAAAAGACCACCAGGAGGAAGCGCGTTCAACAGATAAAG ATGTCAGAGTTGGACGTTCTTGCTGCCCAGATGAACGCTGAGTTCGAGGAAGCTGAAAGTTTTGAACTGTTTGTTGAATGA